Below is a window of Lacrimispora xylanolytica DNA.
ATAACAGGACTATTTTCCTCATATCCATACCCCTTGCCAGCATCCGGGAAAGTGTGTCCTTATCCAATCGGTTTCTTGCTTATGTGGGCGGCGTCGCACTTTTGGTCGGAAGCATTATTACCTATTTTACCACCAAAAGAGTCACTTCCCCCATACTTGCATTGTCTAACCTGTCGGAAAAGATGTCCGGCCTGGATTTTGATGCTAAGTATACGGGAAAAGAAGAAGATGAAATCGGCATTTTAGGAAACAGTATGAACAAGCTTTCTGACCGGTTAAAGGATACCATAGGAGAGCTGCGGGCTGCCAATGAGGAGCTTCAAAAGGATATTGAAGAGAAAGTCAAAATCGACGACATGCGTAAGGATTTTATTGCAAACGTATCTCATGAATTAAAAACGCCCATTGCCTTAATCCAGGGATATGCCGAGGGGCTCACCGAGGGAATGGCAGATGATCCTGAAAGCAGGGAATACTACTGTGAAGTAATTATAGATGAAGCCAATAAGATGAACAAGATGGTCCGTCAGCTATTAAATCTTACCGCCATCGAATTTGGAAACGACGCTCTCCAGCAGGAACGGTTTGATATAACGGAGCTCATTCGTGGAGTGATAAACTCAGCGGGAATCTTGATTCAGCATAACAATGCAACCGTAAAGCTTGAGGAGTGCGGACCCATTTACGTCTGTGCCGATGAATTTAAAATAGAAGAAGTCATTACCAATTATCTGAATAATGCCTTAAACCATCTGGGCGGAGATAGAACTATTATCATTACCGCAGAAGAAAAAGGAGCGGAAGCCCTTGTAACCGTGTTTAACACAGGTCAGAACATTCCGGAAGAAGACATACCTAAACTATGGACTAAATTCTTTAAGGTTGATAAGGCCCACACAAGGGAATATGGTGGCAGCGGCATCGGACTTTCTATCGTTAAGGCCATTATGGATTCCCATAAGAAATCCTGCGGGGTGCGCAATGTCTTAGGTGGTGTTGAATTCTGGTTTACCCTGGATCTTTATAAAGAATCGTAATTTCATATCAGCCTGTTATCAGAAGCTTTTTATATCCGATATATAATAAGAAGCAAAAGATAATGGGGATTGCAGTTACGACTGCATGAAAGGAGAACGAATATGGATGTTGCTGCATTTAGCATGGATATGAGCATGGCAAGGGTTCAGCAGGAGGCAGGTCTCTCTATTGCAAAAAAGGCCATGAATCAGCAAGAACAGCAGGCAGCCGGACTTCTCGATATGATAAGCCGTGCAGCTCCTGGTCAGATACCTCCTGGTGGTGTTGGACAGATCGTAGATACAAGAGCATAATGATAAGTCTCCCTGTTAAGGCAGAAGATATACTTTCTGCCCTGACAGGGAGTTTTGTTTATTTTGGCTTTGTTGCAAGGACCAGATACCGATTTAGGTGCTCTGACCTGTTTGGCATTAAAATAGACGGCAGATTTGCCTCAAAGATGCCACTCGCGTTGGGCTTCAATCCCTGTTCCATTAGGATTGATACCACTTCGTTTAAAGGAATGAGTGTCATGGAATGCTTTCCATTTAGAAGTCTCTCTTCCTCCAGCTCCCTTTTTAAGCCAAGAGAATAGGGGTTGGTTAAATAAAAGGATATCACCCCTCCAGGTTTCAAGCGAGAAGCACATGCCTTTAACAGTTCCGAATAATCCGGGTAAAGAGATATTTCCTTTCCAATGGAGATATACTGATAGCTTCCAGCCGGGAGCGCGCGGTGCATATCATACCTTGACTCTGCAATAGAGACAGTCCCCTTTAATGGCTTTAAGTCATCAGCCAGATTGGAATCACCAATGGCAAAGGAAAAGGTAACCTTTTTCCCCAACCGCCTTAATCCGGTCATAAGCTGTATCACATCAGCTCCAAAGCCGGGGTCAATGGAAAGAATCGGGGTGTCCTCAGGAAGATCAGGAAAGGTAGTCTCTAAATGAGTCAAAAGGTAAGGATCATAGCAGAAGTTATGCCCCCATGGGTCCACACCGTGTTTCTGAATAAACAGACTTCTTCCATTTTGCAGCGTCCGGTATTTTAACTGGTCTTCCTTTCCGGAAATACTGCCAAAGTGGTAACACCAGGTATCCTTGCACAGTATTTGCTTGTAACCAGCCCTCCGCGCCCGAAGGCTGAAATCATCATCCCAAAATTCCATGGTATAATAAAACCGGTCTGCAAACCCTATGGTATTTACCTTATCAATATCATAAAGGGCAATTACAGGCATAAGCCGGCATTTCTCTTCCCATAAGTAGGGACATTTGACGTTATGGGACTTTGCTTTTTCTTCCGCATTCTCCGGTGTAAATTCATCCGCCATGCCCTGGAGGTTGCTGGTATTTGGCGTACTGGGAGCCACGGAAATGATATCCGGATCGGATTGAATGCAGGTCAGCAGATTATCCAGCCAGTTGCTTGTTAATATGGTATCGTTATTAATAAAGGCAGCATATTTTCCTTCACATACCCGGTACATTAGGGAAAAAATCATGGCTTTTACATTTCGTTTTAAAGTCAGTACCTTACGAATGCCCAATTCCTTGAAATATTCTTCCGTTTCGTCCGTAGAGCCATCATTCAGCAGAATCAGCTCGCAGGAGTGTTTGGCGAAATCTGTATTTCGAAACAGGCTTTCCAGACATTTTTTTGTATACTCTACCTTATTATAAACAGGAATGAAAATAGAGACCAGGTAGTTCTTACCCCTGTCTTCATAGGTGTTCCGGTGATTTGGTATAAACTCATGTTCATAATAATGACTCATTTTTTCTTTATCAGGATAAATCAACAGCCAGAAATAGGTATCCTCCTTCCATTCTTTAAGAAATGGGATCAATTGAAATTCTGCCAGATCCTCCGCTTTCTTTAGCTGGTCTGTCTCTATAAATTCCGTTAATTTGTCAATGGTCCACTTGGAGTTTTCATACATGGCCAGGTAGGAGACTGGAATTTCCAGTATTTTCGGATCATGGCAGATGAATTCTAATCTGGAAAGTCCAATGGAGAGAATTCTTATATGACTTTTGCTATAAGTAAGCTCTTTATTACTTATAGCAGCTGGAAGCTGGCAGGCAATGGAAATAAGAAACTCCTGAAGTTTGACCGCTTCCTCATACTGCTTTTTGGAAGCGTCTTCCTGAGTGGCATCTGCAGTTGAATTTTCTATATTCATTATTACTTCCTCTTTCATTCTAAAATTTGATTTCAGATTTCATAATTTTGTTTATCGTTCTATTATATGAAGACAAATCTCATTTCTTGAATCCAGCTTTTCTCGAAAAAAATTATCTTTTGCTCTTTACTTTTTATGTTTTCACATGGCCTGACAGCTGCATTTTCAAGCGTTTATCCTCTATTCCTGGTTAATGAGTATTAAGATACTGATAAAATGACAAAAATCGACTAAAATCGCTTATTATTTTGACTTAGGTTTCGATATAAATATAGAAAAGTTAATAATTGATAGAAATATAACCAAAAAGTGAAACCAAAACTTATGAGAGGTATCAAAATATATGCCTTTGATACCATATACTTTCTTGGTAACAAAAAGTAAATGTTCCTATTAAAAGAATATATAAAAATTATTGTGGATTCTTCAGATTCTCTTTTTATTGATACAACCAGTATAGGATTGGAGGGTGAAGAATTTACTGAATTTCATAAAAGACACTATGTATCTTAGTCACAATGTGTGGGGTAAGGAAAGCGCAGCAAGAAGGGTTGTGCTGGAGGCGGCTTTTAAAGTAAGGGGGGAGAGGCTTGTACAGAATATTGGCAATTGATGACACTTCTTTTTTTCTTAGGGTATTAGAAGACATGCTCTCAGAATATTATGAGGTGTTTACTACTGTTTCCGGAGAAATTGCATTCCGGTACATGGAACAGATAAGACCGGACCTGATTCTTTTGGATCTGGCAATGCCTAAGATTGATGGCTGGCAGATTATGAAACAGCTAAAAACCAGACCGGACTGTTCTGACATACCAGTTATTTTCATAACATCACAAACGGATAAGGCCATTGAAGCGGAATGCTTAAAGATGGGAGCCTACGATTTCATCTCGAAACCAGTGGTAAAGGAAGTCCTTTTATGCAGAGTCAGGCGGGCTCTGGATACAAAAGATTCTAACAGACAGCTTAAGAGAAAGCTGGAGCAAAAGACAAAAGAGCTGGAGACCATTTCACTGGCTTCTGTCAATGCCATAGCGGCTTTAATAGACGCCAGAGATAACTACACAAAAGGACACTCAGAGCGAGTGGCCAGATATTCTGTCTTAATTGGGGAGAATATGAATTGGTGTAATGAGGAAATCAGGCGTTTATATGAGATTGCCCTACTTCATGATGTGGGAAAAGTAGGAGTGCCGGACGAGATACTTCTAAAAACCACGGAGCTTACAGCGGAAGAAAAGGAAATCATGAAAACCCATACGGTCATTGGGGGAGATATTTTAAAAGACATATCCACCGTCAGAGACTTAGAACTGGGAGCAAGGTATCATCACGAGCGGTTTGATGGGAAAGGATACCCGGAAGGACTGATGGGAGCTCAAATCCCTTTACTTGCAAGAATCATCTGCGTAGCAGATTCCTTTGATGCCATGAGCAGCAACCGGTGCTACCGACCAAAGCTTGACCCTGAGGTAATAAAAAAGGAGCTGCTTAGAGGAAGCGGAAAGCAGTTTGACCCGGAGGTAGTATGGGCATTTTTGAAAACCTGGGAAGACCTGCCTGTCATGGGAGAAAAAAAGCAACGGAGAGTCTAATGGCGATCTAGGTAAACTCATTATACAAAATGCCGGATAGTAAGCAAGATTATAACCAGTATTTGGATATTGGCTTACTAGAACTTTCTTGACAATATATGTAATAAAATGTAAAATAAAGTAAGTTTTGAATTACAA
It encodes the following:
- a CDS encoding sensor histidine kinase, with the translated sequence MKHSIKARYAIIFVGLMAFVLISTWCVNSWFLESFYTIDKVHILERAYNEIDQVVAEANESGKGIIGYYKDTYDKDFKNEGPVQKMFRIMGEKYNLAMVLIDSSTDEALMSTSGDRQFLTNRVEDYIFGKDMPHTNIMKKYDNYVIQKTYDTRSDSYYLESWGYFSDNRTIFLISIPLASIRESVSLSNRFLAYVGGVALLVGSIITYFTTKRVTSPILALSNLSEKMSGLDFDAKYTGKEEDEIGILGNSMNKLSDRLKDTIGELRAANEELQKDIEEKVKIDDMRKDFIANVSHELKTPIALIQGYAEGLTEGMADDPESREYYCEVIIDEANKMNKMVRQLLNLTAIEFGNDALQQERFDITELIRGVINSAGILIQHNNATVKLEECGPIYVCADEFKIEEVITNYLNNALNHLGGDRTIIITAEEKGAEALVTVFNTGQNIPEEDIPKLWTKFFKVDKAHTREYGGSGIGLSIVKAIMDSHKKSCGVRNVLGGVEFWFTLDLYKES
- a CDS encoding glycosyltransferase family 2 protein — encoded protein: MNIENSTADATQEDASKKQYEEAVKLQEFLISIACQLPAAISNKELTYSKSHIRILSIGLSRLEFICHDPKILEIPVSYLAMYENSKWTIDKLTEFIETDQLKKAEDLAEFQLIPFLKEWKEDTYFWLLIYPDKEKMSHYYEHEFIPNHRNTYEDRGKNYLVSIFIPVYNKVEYTKKCLESLFRNTDFAKHSCELILLNDGSTDETEEYFKELGIRKVLTLKRNVKAMIFSLMYRVCEGKYAAFINNDTILTSNWLDNLLTCIQSDPDIISVAPSTPNTSNLQGMADEFTPENAEEKAKSHNVKCPYLWEEKCRLMPVIALYDIDKVNTIGFADRFYYTMEFWDDDFSLRARRAGYKQILCKDTWCYHFGSISGKEDQLKYRTLQNGRSLFIQKHGVDPWGHNFCYDPYLLTHLETTFPDLPEDTPILSIDPGFGADVIQLMTGLRRLGKKVTFSFAIGDSNLADDLKPLKGTVSIAESRYDMHRALPAGSYQYISIGKEISLYPDYSELLKACASRLKPGGVISFYLTNPYSLGLKRELEEERLLNGKHSMTLIPLNEVVSILMEQGLKPNASGIFEANLPSILMPNRSEHLNRYLVLATKPK
- a CDS encoding HD-GYP domain-containing protein, which translates into the protein MYRILAIDDTSFFLRVLEDMLSEYYEVFTTVSGEIAFRYMEQIRPDLILLDLAMPKIDGWQIMKQLKTRPDCSDIPVIFITSQTDKAIEAECLKMGAYDFISKPVVKEVLLCRVRRALDTKDSNRQLKRKLEQKTKELETISLASVNAIAALIDARDNYTKGHSERVARYSVLIGENMNWCNEEIRRLYEIALLHDVGKVGVPDEILLKTTELTAEEKEIMKTHTVIGGDILKDISTVRDLELGARYHHERFDGKGYPEGLMGAQIPLLARIICVADSFDAMSSNRCYRPKLDPEVIKKELLRGSGKQFDPEVVWAFLKTWEDLPVMGEKKQRRV
- a CDS encoding YjfB family protein; amino-acid sequence: MDVAAFSMDMSMARVQQEAGLSIAKKAMNQQEQQAAGLLDMISRAAPGQIPPGGVGQIVDTRA